A single Pedobacter sp. PACM 27299 DNA region contains:
- the rpsA gene encoding 30S ribosomal protein S1 yields the protein MAKKQVAEKELEAKKAELQGADARLTEKETIESEADSVSIEQIKSSLATPDQDFDWDADDKVFGKYSDEDRKKFEDMYTDTFNQINQGEIISGIVVSINNKDVVLNVGFKSDGLVSTSEFRDTPDLKIGDTVDVFVEAPEDANGQLILSRKRAKTQRSWESINEALDNDRIINGFVKSRTKGGLIVDIMGVEAFLPGSQIDIKPIRDYDVYVGKTMEFKVVKINHEFKNVVVSHKILIEDDLESQKVEIVSKLEKGQVLEGTVKNITDFGVFIDLGGVDGLLHITDISWGRIEHPKEVLSLDEKINVVVLDFDDEKKRIALGLKQLTPHPWESLDTNLAVGSKVKGKIVTVADYGAFLEIIPGVEGLIHVSEMSWSQNLRSPQEFLKVGDEIEAEVLTLDRDERKMSLGIKQLTQDPWQNVAERYPIGSKHTAVVKNMTNFGVFVEIEEGIDGLIHISDLSWSKKVNHPNEFTKVGDTLDVVVLELDVESRKLSLGHKQLEENPWDTFETIFTLDSIHQGTVVKVTDKGAVIALPYGVEGFVPTKHMAKEDGTTIKAEETNDFKIIEFNKDAKRIVVSHARIWEEAKAEAVAEERATKKKEAKASNTAVKKVKDSVEKSTLGDLGVLAQLKEQMEGEESKNKAK from the coding sequence ATGGCTAAAAAACAAGTAGCAGAAAAAGAACTAGAGGCTAAAAAAGCCGAATTACAAGGTGCAGACGCTCGTCTCACTGAGAAAGAAACCATTGAGTCAGAAGCTGATTCAGTGTCGATCGAACAGATCAAATCATCATTAGCAACACCAGATCAAGATTTTGATTGGGATGCAGATGATAAAGTTTTCGGAAAATACTCTGATGAAGACCGTAAAAAGTTTGAAGACATGTATACCGATACTTTCAATCAAATCAACCAAGGTGAAATCATCAGCGGTATTGTTGTGTCTATCAACAATAAAGACGTAGTATTAAACGTAGGATTTAAATCTGACGGATTAGTATCTACATCTGAGTTCCGTGATACACCTGATTTGAAAATTGGTGATACCGTTGACGTATTCGTGGAAGCTCCAGAAGACGCAAACGGTCAATTGATTTTATCTCGTAAAAGAGCTAAAACCCAAAGATCATGGGAGTCTATTAATGAGGCTCTTGACAATGACAGAATCATCAACGGATTTGTTAAAAGCCGTACTAAAGGTGGTCTTATCGTTGACATCATGGGTGTTGAAGCTTTCTTACCAGGTTCACAAATCGACATCAAACCTATCCGCGATTACGATGTATACGTGGGTAAAACAATGGAATTCAAAGTTGTTAAGATCAACCATGAGTTTAAAAACGTAGTAGTTTCTCATAAAATCTTAATCGAAGACGATTTAGAAAGCCAAAAAGTTGAAATCGTATCTAAACTTGAAAAAGGACAGGTATTAGAAGGAACTGTTAAAAACATTACTGACTTCGGTGTATTCATCGATTTAGGTGGTGTTGATGGTTTACTTCACATCACTGATATTTCTTGGGGCCGCATAGAGCATCCAAAAGAAGTATTAAGCTTAGATGAGAAAATCAACGTTGTAGTTCTTGACTTTGATGACGAGAAAAAACGTATTGCATTAGGTTTAAAACAATTGACTCCACACCCTTGGGAATCTTTAGATACTAACTTAGCTGTTGGTTCTAAAGTTAAAGGTAAAATTGTTACTGTTGCTGATTACGGAGCTTTCTTAGAAATCATTCCTGGTGTTGAAGGTTTAATCCACGTATCAGAAATGTCTTGGTCACAAAACCTACGCAGCCCACAAGAATTCTTGAAAGTTGGCGATGAAATCGAAGCTGAAGTATTAACTTTAGACAGAGACGAACGCAAAATGAGCTTAGGTATTAAGCAATTAACTCAAGATCCTTGGCAAAATGTTGCTGAAAGATATCCTATCGGAAGCAAACATACTGCTGTAGTTAAAAACATGACTAACTTCGGTGTATTCGTAGAAATTGAAGAAGGTATTGATGGTTTAATTCATATCTCTGATCTTTCTTGGTCTAAAAAAGTTAACCACCCTAACGAATTCACTAAAGTAGGTGATACATTAGACGTAGTTGTTCTTGAATTAGATGTAGAAAGCCGTAAATTGAGCTTAGGTCACAAACAACTAGAAGAAAACCCATGGGATACTTTTGAAACTATCTTCACGTTAGATTCAATTCACCAAGGTACTGTTGTTAAAGTAACTGATAAAGGTGCTGTTATTGCTTTACCATACGGTGTAGAAGGTTTCGTACCAACTAAACACATGGCTAAAGAAGACGGAACAACTATCAAAGCTGAAGAAACTAATGACTTCAAAATCATTGAGTTTAACAAAGATGCTAAACGTATCGTTGTTTCTCATGCCCGTATCTGGGAAGAGGCTAAAGCTGAAGCTGTTGCTGAAGAAAGAGCTACTAAGAAAAAAGAAGCTAAAGCTTCAAACACTGCAGTTAAGAAAGTTAAAGATTCAGTTGAGAAATCAACTCTTGGCGATCTAGGCGTACTTGCTCAATTAAAAGAGCAAATGGAAGGTGAAGAAAGCAAAAACAAAGCTAAATAA
- a CDS encoding beta-N-acetylhexosaminidase — MKIFISILSALLCLQLSSFAQYPAPALIPQPVEMKIGKATDNFIIDNNSTQVFISDGSLKPSAEFFISFIKKYYLLNLTLTTTADPNRKNVINLIKDYPAQQNLNKVPGQELTKVSSAKVDIENPEQYSLEVLAKSVTIRSNAPAGAFYGIQTLIQLLPPSPKPLPLQVKAVSIKDYPRFAYRGMHLDVSRHFFDIIFVKKYIDFLAMHKLNYFHWHLTDDHGWRIEIKKHPRLTAIGAWRDGSIIGLYPGKGNDGIRHGGYYTQAEVKEVIKYAAERYINIIPEIEMPGHSMAVLAAYPELSTTPKQPKKVAETWGIFNKFNNVLLPSEQTFNFLEEVLTEVMALFPSPYIHIGGDECSKIWWKQSAFSQQLIKEKGLKDENGLQSYFIHRIEKFVNSKGKTIIGWDEILDGGLAPNAIVMSWRGEKGGIAAAKQKHKVIMTPENFMYFNHSQFLKDDSLTAARYLPLADVYNYEPIPTVLTPAEAKYIWGGQGNLWSEYITNPAKVEYMLFPRLDALSEVLWSPKPKRNFASFQERLKEQFRRYDMMGVNYSKRYLKP, encoded by the coding sequence ATGAAAATCTTTATATCCATACTGAGCGCTTTGCTTTGCCTTCAGCTGAGCAGCTTTGCTCAATATCCTGCCCCTGCGTTAATCCCACAGCCTGTGGAAATGAAAATAGGAAAAGCCACCGATAACTTTATCATCGACAATAATAGTACACAGGTATTTATCAGTGATGGCAGTTTGAAACCTTCCGCCGAATTCTTCATCAGCTTCATTAAAAAATATTACTTGCTGAACTTAACACTGACCACTACCGCAGATCCGAATAGGAAGAATGTGATCAATCTGATTAAAGATTATCCAGCACAGCAGAACTTAAATAAAGTGCCAGGCCAGGAATTGACAAAAGTATCCTCAGCCAAAGTCGACATTGAAAATCCAGAGCAATATAGTCTTGAAGTATTGGCGAAATCTGTAACTATACGCTCCAATGCACCTGCAGGTGCATTTTATGGAATTCAAACGCTGATCCAGCTTTTACCCCCATCCCCAAAACCACTTCCTTTACAAGTAAAAGCAGTGAGTATAAAAGACTATCCCCGCTTCGCTTATCGCGGAATGCACCTGGATGTGAGCAGGCACTTTTTCGACATCATCTTTGTCAAAAAATACATCGATTTCCTCGCCATGCACAAGCTGAATTATTTTCATTGGCACCTGACTGATGATCATGGCTGGCGTATAGAAATTAAAAAACATCCCCGCTTAACTGCTATTGGTGCCTGGAGGGATGGTTCTATCATTGGCCTATATCCTGGAAAAGGAAATGACGGCATCAGACATGGCGGTTATTACACGCAAGCAGAAGTAAAAGAAGTGATCAAGTATGCCGCAGAAAGGTACATTAACATTATCCCGGAGATCGAAATGCCAGGTCACAGTATGGCCGTCCTTGCCGCTTATCCGGAACTGAGTACCACGCCAAAACAACCGAAGAAAGTAGCAGAAACCTGGGGTATCTTCAATAAGTTCAATAATGTATTACTCCCTTCTGAGCAAACCTTTAATTTTCTGGAGGAAGTACTCACAGAAGTGATGGCACTATTCCCCTCTCCTTATATTCATATTGGTGGAGATGAGTGTTCAAAGATCTGGTGGAAACAATCTGCTTTTTCTCAGCAGCTGATTAAAGAGAAAGGACTAAAAGATGAAAATGGACTGCAAAGCTATTTCATCCATAGGATTGAAAAGTTTGTGAACAGTAAAGGAAAAACCATCATCGGCTGGGATGAGATTCTAGACGGTGGCCTTGCCCCTAATGCGATCGTAATGAGCTGGCGTGGAGAAAAAGGAGGCATCGCCGCTGCCAAACAAAAACATAAAGTGATCATGACACCGGAAAACTTCATGTACTTTAACCACTCACAATTTTTAAAGGATGATTCCTTAACTGCAGCCAGGTATTTACCTTTAGCAGATGTCTACAATTATGAGCCTATACCCACTGTGTTGACTCCTGCTGAAGCCAAATACATTTGGGGTGGACAAGGTAACTTATGGTCGGAATACATCACCAATCCAGCTAAAGTGGAATATATGCTTTTCCCTAGATTGGATGCCTTAAGTGAAGTTCTTTGGAGTCCGAAGCCTAAGCGTAATTTTGCGAGTTTTCAGGAACGACTTAAAGAGCAGTTTCGGAGGTATGATATGATGGGTGTTAATTATAGTAAAAGGTATTTGAAGCCCTAA
- a CDS encoding thiol-disulfide oxidoreductase DCC family protein, whose product MNENREHGMIFFDGICNLCNHAVQFIIKRDQQDYFRFAALQTEVAKAQLAVLNIEEKRAASSKNQQASLTAHEQQLNTIILLENGKMYDRSTAALRIARRLSGVWPLLYIFIIIPPFIRDFLYELISKKRYRIWGKQESCMVPSAALKSKFL is encoded by the coding sequence ATGAATGAGAATAGAGAGCATGGAATGATATTTTTTGACGGAATTTGTAATCTATGCAATCATGCTGTGCAGTTCATTATAAAAAGAGATCAGCAAGATTACTTTCGTTTTGCCGCTTTGCAGACCGAGGTCGCGAAAGCGCAATTGGCTGTCTTAAACATTGAAGAGAAAAGAGCTGCTTCATCCAAAAATCAGCAGGCATCATTAACCGCTCATGAGCAACAATTAAATACCATCATCTTGTTGGAAAACGGAAAAATGTATGATCGTTCTACAGCAGCACTGCGTATTGCGAGAAGGCTCAGCGGCGTTTGGCCATTGCTTTATATTTTCATTATTATCCCTCCATTTATAAGGGATTTCCTCTATGAGCTGATTTCAAAAAAGAGGTACCGCATCTGGGGTAAACAGGAAAGCTGTATGGTACCTTCAGCAGCACTTAAATCTAAATTTTTATGA
- the pyrR gene encoding bifunctional pyr operon transcriptional regulator/uracil phosphoribosyltransferase PyrR, whose translation MQKRTLLDGQKFQITIKRLCHQLIENHNDFSNTVLIGIQPRGSYFADRVQNELSQILKKTTIKKGNLDITFFRDDFRRKDGMLAANANTIDFIIEGMNVILIDDVLWTGRTIRSAMDALLAYGRPARVELMVLIDRRFSRHLPIEPDYIGQQVDSLNSQHVKVSWKETEGEDKVILISESNK comes from the coding sequence ATGCAAAAAAGAACCCTGCTAGACGGTCAGAAATTCCAGATCACAATTAAGAGACTTTGTCATCAATTAATTGAGAACCATAACGATTTTTCAAATACTGTTTTAATTGGCATTCAGCCAAGAGGCAGTTATTTTGCCGATAGAGTGCAAAATGAACTGTCCCAAATCCTTAAAAAAACCACAATTAAGAAAGGCAATTTAGACATTACCTTCTTTCGCGATGATTTTAGAAGGAAAGACGGCATGCTTGCCGCCAACGCGAACACCATAGATTTTATTATTGAAGGGATGAACGTAATCCTGATCGATGATGTATTGTGGACCGGACGTACCATACGTTCTGCCATGGATGCATTATTGGCTTACGGCCGACCAGCACGGGTAGAACTCATGGTCTTGATTGACAGGCGTTTTTCAAGGCACCTACCGATTGAACCCGATTATATCGGTCAGCAGGTAGACAGCTTAAATTCACAGCATGTGAAAGTGAGCTGGAAAGAAACAGAAGGAGAAGACAAAGTAATCTTAATATCAGAAAGCAATAAATAA
- a CDS encoding aspartate carbamoyltransferase catalytic subunit, translating into MAEEKLSTRHLLGIKDINRNDIELILQTADNFKAVINRPIKKVPALRDITIANIFFENSTRTKLSFELAEKRLSADTINFAASSSSVSKGETLIDTVNNILAMKVDLVVMRHPYAGAGQFLSRHVNAQIVNAGDGAHEHPTQALLDAFSIRQKLGDIQGKKVVIVGDILHSRVAISNILCLQKLGAEVMVCGPTTLIPKHIESLGVKVEHNLIKALNWCDVANMLRIQLERQDIKYFPSQREYAMMYGLNKQILDNLDKEIIVMHPGPINRGVEITSDVADSKQSIILEQVENGVAVRMAVLYLLASQRD; encoded by the coding sequence ATGGCAGAAGAAAAATTATCAACCCGACATCTTTTAGGTATCAAAGATATTAACCGAAATGATATCGAATTGATCTTACAAACTGCAGATAATTTTAAAGCTGTAATCAACAGGCCGATTAAAAAGGTTCCTGCATTGAGAGATATCACCATTGCGAATATCTTCTTTGAAAACTCTACACGTACCAAACTCTCTTTTGAGCTAGCAGAAAAGAGGCTTTCTGCAGATACCATCAACTTTGCCGCCTCCTCTTCTTCTGTAAGTAAAGGAGAAACGCTGATTGATACGGTAAATAATATCCTGGCCATGAAAGTGGACCTGGTAGTGATGAGACACCCCTACGCGGGCGCTGGCCAGTTCCTGAGCAGACACGTCAACGCACAAATCGTAAACGCTGGCGACGGCGCACATGAACATCCTACACAAGCACTTTTAGATGCTTTCTCTATCCGCCAGAAACTAGGTGATATTCAAGGTAAAAAAGTAGTAATTGTAGGTGATATTTTACACTCCAGAGTAGCTATTTCCAACATCCTTTGCCTGCAGAAACTAGGTGCAGAAGTAATGGTATGCGGACCAACTACACTGATTCCCAAACACATTGAAAGTTTAGGGGTAAAAGTAGAACACAACTTAATCAAAGCTTTAAACTGGTGTGATGTAGCCAATATGCTGCGCATCCAGCTGGAAAGACAAGATATCAAATACTTCCCTTCCCAAAGGGAATATGCCATGATGTATGGCTTAAATAAGCAAATCCTGGATAACCTGGATAAGGAAATTATTGTGATGCACCCTGGCCCGATCAACCGTGGTGTAGAGATCACCAGTGATGTGGCAGATAGCAAACAATCTATCATCCTTGAACAGGTGGAAAACGGTGTTGCAGTAAGAATGGCAGTACTTTATCTCCTTGCTTCTCAAAGAGATTAA
- a CDS encoding tetratricopeptide repeat protein, translating into MQKKYLFIPLFLAGSFTTGYAQSSILVHLNENYRTGLELLDNEKYVAAAEQFRLVDRARQKADAQQESNAELSLLKENAKFYAAVCALELGNNDAESLFQKFIKDYPLNANTKLAYFHVGKSYFAQENYQKALDWFEKTDPSTLSQKQRVEYQFKQGYAYFMLQNIEKAEPLFEAVKKEKSAYQESATYYFAYINYLNKEYKTALANFEKLKGSPTYEASYPYYITSMYYLDERYDDVISYAVPILKTTKQQYEAEMLSLIAASYFAKSDYTNAEKYFQEYYAKSKSEVKNNLFIYQYGYSLFQLKRYQEAVAILEKLDTDDVYLQSGMYTLGRSFIQLKNKEKARSAFFRSSRLDFDKFIQEEAWINYARLSYELDFNQQALESTQSFLKQFPKSRKANEAKTLLGEILLTSKNYQAAIDILEPIPDKSPEAKEAYQKVTYFRGLEFYNERAFPNALSMFLRSEKFPEDQEIHALNTYWKAEASYELRKFGEAVATFEKFLEMPGADKTEVYNFANYALAYAAFEDERYGKAASYFERFLRGNDKDAKTVNDATIRLADSYFVNKSYGNALVNYNKIIAAKATGEDYALFQRGMIQGLDGQNDAKITTMQSLLKQFPTSNYADDAGFETAYTYFNKGDLDKSKTDLIALISQYPHSSYVPRALVTIGLVQYNQDQDDAALLTFKKVIADYASSEEAKQALESIKNIYVDKGDSEGFIGYAKTTPIGDFSIAEQDNIVFQGANNRYLKGDAKGAFEAVNAYFDKFPKAIHDKEAKFIRAESLVKLGRPDEAIPDYEYILNDWTSDYTERSLVSISKLFLDQKKYNEAIVYLKRLETTADYKVHYTYAINNLLKAYSALNMPDDVIKYVALIKESDKSSQEEKSSSDLFAGKAYLAKADTTQAVKAFSNVVEKTKTLAAAEAKYNLAAIQYAKREYKTSTKTCFDLINNMSSYDYWVAKAFILLADNYVALKDNLQAKSTLLSLIDNYDGKDDIVPTAKEKLKKIK; encoded by the coding sequence ATGCAGAAAAAATACCTTTTTATTCCGCTATTCTTAGCAGGTAGCTTTACAACTGGCTATGCGCAGTCTAGCATACTAGTTCACCTCAATGAAAATTATCGAACAGGTCTGGAGTTACTAGACAATGAAAAATACGTTGCAGCAGCAGAACAATTTAGGTTGGTCGATAGAGCCCGCCAGAAAGCAGATGCTCAGCAGGAAAGTAATGCTGAATTATCGTTACTCAAAGAAAATGCAAAATTCTACGCCGCCGTTTGTGCCTTAGAACTTGGAAATAACGATGCAGAAAGTCTTTTTCAGAAATTTATTAAGGATTATCCCCTAAATGCAAATACCAAGCTTGCTTATTTTCACGTTGGTAAATCGTATTTCGCTCAGGAAAACTATCAAAAAGCATTAGATTGGTTCGAAAAAACCGACCCTTCTACCCTTTCTCAGAAACAACGTGTGGAATATCAATTCAAACAAGGATACGCCTATTTCATGTTGCAGAACATTGAAAAAGCAGAGCCATTGTTTGAAGCTGTTAAAAAAGAAAAATCAGCTTATCAGGAAAGCGCAACTTACTATTTTGCCTATATCAATTACCTGAATAAAGAATATAAAACTGCATTGGCCAACTTTGAAAAGTTGAAAGGTTCTCCTACGTACGAAGCCAGCTATCCTTATTACATCACTTCGATGTATTACCTGGATGAACGCTACGACGATGTCATCAGTTATGCGGTTCCCATCTTAAAGACCACTAAACAACAGTATGAAGCAGAAATGCTCAGCCTGATTGCAGCCTCTTACTTCGCTAAATCTGATTATACCAATGCAGAAAAATATTTCCAGGAATATTATGCGAAGAGTAAATCGGAAGTTAAAAACAACTTGTTCATCTATCAATATGGCTACTCTCTGTTCCAGTTGAAAAGATATCAGGAAGCCGTAGCGATTCTTGAAAAACTAGATACAGATGATGTGTACCTGCAAAGCGGGATGTATACGCTGGGTCGCTCTTTCATTCAATTGAAAAATAAAGAAAAAGCACGTAGCGCCTTCTTTAGATCTTCCAGACTTGACTTTGATAAGTTCATACAGGAAGAGGCATGGATCAATTATGCCCGCCTGAGTTATGAGCTTGATTTCAATCAGCAGGCATTGGAATCTACACAAAGCTTCTTAAAACAATTCCCGAAATCGCGCAAAGCGAATGAAGCGAAAACGTTATTAGGGGAAATTTTATTGACCAGCAAAAACTACCAGGCAGCAATTGATATTCTGGAGCCTATTCCAGATAAATCTCCGGAAGCCAAAGAAGCTTATCAAAAAGTAACTTATTTCAGAGGTTTAGAGTTCTATAATGAACGTGCATTCCCAAATGCACTATCTATGTTCCTGCGCTCTGAAAAGTTCCCTGAGGATCAGGAAATTCATGCACTGAATACTTATTGGAAAGCAGAAGCCAGCTACGAATTGAGAAAATTCGGAGAAGCAGTAGCCACTTTCGAAAAGTTCCTGGAAATGCCAGGAGCCGATAAGACTGAGGTGTATAACTTTGCAAATTATGCATTGGCTTATGCCGCCTTCGAAGATGAACGTTATGGAAAAGCTGCTTCCTATTTTGAGCGCTTCCTGAGAGGAAATGATAAAGATGCGAAAACAGTAAATGATGCAACAATCAGGTTAGCCGATTCTTATTTTGTTAATAAGAGCTATGGCAATGCCTTGGTCAACTACAATAAAATCATCGCTGCCAAAGCAACAGGTGAAGATTATGCACTGTTTCAACGTGGTATGATTCAAGGCCTGGATGGCCAGAATGATGCAAAGATCACCACGATGCAAAGTTTGCTGAAGCAATTTCCAACTTCAAACTATGCCGATGATGCCGGATTTGAAACTGCTTATACTTATTTCAATAAAGGAGATCTTGACAAGTCAAAAACTGACCTTATTGCTTTAATCAGCCAGTACCCGCACAGCAGCTATGTGCCTCGCGCATTAGTGACCATTGGTTTAGTTCAATACAACCAGGATCAGGATGATGCTGCATTGCTGACCTTCAAAAAAGTAATTGCTGATTATGCCAGCAGTGAAGAAGCCAAACAAGCATTGGAATCTATTAAAAATATTTATGTAGATAAAGGTGACTCAGAAGGTTTCATCGGTTATGCCAAGACTACCCCTATCGGAGATTTCTCTATCGCTGAACAAGATAACATTGTATTTCAGGGCGCCAACAACCGCTACCTGAAAGGAGATGCTAAAGGTGCTTTCGAAGCAGTAAATGCTTATTTTGATAAGTTCCCTAAAGCAATTCATGATAAGGAAGCCAAGTTTATCAGAGCTGAATCATTGGTTAAATTAGGACGTCCTGATGAGGCCATCCCTGATTATGAGTATATCCTGAACGACTGGACCAGTGATTATACGGAGCGCTCACTAGTGAGTATCTCTAAGTTATTCCTGGATCAAAAGAAATATAATGAAGCTATTGTTTATCTGAAAAGACTGGAAACAACCGCAGATTATAAAGTGCATTATACTTATGCCATTAACAACTTGCTGAAAGCATACAGTGCATTGAATATGCCAGATGATGTGATCAAATATGTAGCCCTGATCAAAGAATCTGATAAATCTTCACAAGAAGAGAAAAGCAGTTCTGACCTGTTCGCAGGCAAGGCTTATTTAGCAAAAGCAGATACGACACAGGCCGTAAAAGCTTTCAGTAATGTAGTGGAAAAAACTAAAACACTAGCCGCTGCTGAAGCAAAATATAATCTTGCTGCGATTCAATATGCAAAAAGAGAGTACAAAACTTCTACAAAGACTTGTTTTGACCTGATCAATAATATGTCTTCCTACGATTATTGGGTGGCTAAAGCTTTCATCTTGCTGGCAGACAACTATGTCGCATTAAAAGATAATTTACAAGCAAAAAGTACACTGCTTAGCCTAATAGACAACTATGACGGTAAAGATGATATTGTACCCACTGCTAAGGAAAAATTAAAGAAAATTAAATAA
- a CDS encoding TonB-dependent receptor has translation MRLTKLIYSTLLFVTAGSLSTLAQDTKTTDKKTEEKAVTEEIEVVRPYKPVLAEAVKLRRSPDLNTVKTYKAKFNYSLTDRKLELNSDINKLQAQQVAKERETELINNYLKGGFGIRTTVLGEAYINLGRDEALQAGAFFKHFGQKGKLAGQEVNQQQLGVFGRSIGDVVTMSGRVNYQRNGLFFYGFNPEKPELNLNPDKQTLNFIEAEGEIVNKFTDDPDALSYAVKLNGYLWNDRYAAKENSIILNGYVNKRISSFNLGLAASTELGNTKDALTSVSNNLFKLNPYIKLEANGVKINAGINFVQEFGAFSKSRIFPSVTADLTLIPDYLQLFAEVKGDVNRNSLKQFTDENPFLNPNIDIKNSVEKLSFSAGIKGTGGPGFGYKARVYRKKISDMALFVNNFANPTRFDVIYDFGNTTMTGLEGEISVQISNSLKWTGKLNFEDYQPAQESNSWYKPQMRISSDLMFNVTDKITLNAAVAIQDASKAKLYTVAPASPYIIPDPSNETVVSVKGFVDLGVGASYKINNKFSAFARANNLFNSSYSRYLYYPTIGTNIFGGLTYSF, from the coding sequence ATGAGATTGACGAAATTAATATATAGCACCCTACTTTTTGTGACTGCCGGATCTCTAAGCACATTGGCACAGGATACAAAAACTACTGATAAGAAAACTGAAGAAAAAGCCGTAACGGAAGAAATTGAAGTCGTAAGACCTTACAAACCTGTACTGGCAGAAGCAGTAAAATTGAGAAGAAGCCCGGATTTAAATACAGTAAAGACCTATAAAGCTAAATTTAATTATAGCCTGACGGATAGAAAACTGGAATTGAATTCTGACATTAATAAACTGCAGGCGCAGCAAGTAGCTAAAGAAAGAGAAACAGAATTGATCAATAACTACCTGAAAGGTGGCTTCGGAATCCGTACTACCGTACTTGGCGAAGCATACATCAACCTGGGTAGAGATGAAGCTTTGCAAGCCGGTGCTTTCTTCAAGCATTTCGGACAAAAAGGTAAGCTGGCAGGACAAGAGGTAAACCAACAGCAACTCGGTGTTTTTGGTAGAAGTATTGGCGATGTTGTGACCATGAGTGGTCGCGTAAACTACCAGAGAAACGGTTTGTTTTTCTATGGATTTAACCCTGAAAAACCGGAGTTAAACTTAAATCCAGATAAACAAACGTTAAATTTTATCGAAGCAGAAGGTGAAATTGTAAACAAATTCACAGATGATCCGGATGCATTAAGCTATGCGGTTAAATTAAACGGATATCTTTGGAATGATAGGTATGCAGCAAAAGAAAACTCGATTATTTTAAATGGTTATGTGAACAAAAGAATCAGCAGCTTTAACTTAGGCCTGGCCGCTTCCACAGAACTTGGAAATACTAAAGATGCGTTGACTAGTGTAAGTAACAACCTTTTTAAATTAAATCCTTACATTAAATTAGAAGCAAATGGCGTGAAGATCAATGCAGGAATTAATTTCGTGCAGGAATTTGGTGCTTTCTCGAAAAGTAGAATCTTCCCTTCCGTTACTGCCGATCTAACCCTGATTCCTGATTACCTGCAATTGTTTGCAGAAGTAAAAGGGGATGTAAACCGTAATTCATTAAAACAGTTTACAGATGAAAACCCGTTCTTAAATCCCAATATAGACATCAAAAACTCTGTAGAGAAATTGTCATTCAGTGCAGGAATTAAAGGAACCGGCGGACCAGGATTTGGTTACAAAGCCAGAGTATACCGCAAGAAAATTTCGGATATGGCCTTGTTCGTAAATAACTTTGCCAACCCTACCCGCTTTGATGTCATCTATGATTTTGGAAATACAACCATGACAGGTTTAGAAGGCGAAATCTCTGTTCAGATCAGTAATTCATTGAAATGGACCGGTAAATTAAACTTTGAAGATTACCAACCTGCTCAAGAATCAAATAGCTGGTACAAACCTCAAATGAGAATCAGCTCTGACTTAATGTTTAACGTAACCGATAAAATTACCTTAAATGCAGCGGTAGCAATTCAGGATGCCAGCAAAGCGAAATTATACACAGTTGCCCCTGCAAGTCCATACATCATTCCTGATCCATCAAATGAGACTGTTGTAAGTGTAAAAGGTTTTGTAGATCTTGGCGTTGGTGCCAGCTATAAGATCAATAACAAGTTTTCTGCTTTTGCAAGAGCAAATAACCTGTTCAACTCTTCTTACAGCAGATACCTTTATTACCCAACTATCGGAACCAACATCTTTGGAGGATTAACGTATTCCTTCTAA